A genomic stretch from Edaphobacter aggregans includes:
- a CDS encoding DUF1772 domain-containing protein, producing the protein MPFLDIAVTVCIGLLIGTEFAVSAFINPIVWKLDDRAQATAVRLFAERLGTAMPFWYAVSLLLLGLETLLRHHEPGFVLLIAASIIWAIVILVTLLFLVPINNRMARLTPDSFPEGARREHKKWDTLHRLRVAALIVAFVCFLLATHQ; encoded by the coding sequence ATGCCTTTTCTGGATATCGCCGTCACTGTTTGCATAGGGCTATTAATCGGCACCGAGTTCGCCGTCTCCGCCTTCATCAACCCGATCGTGTGGAAGCTCGACGATCGCGCCCAAGCCACAGCGGTTCGCCTGTTCGCCGAAAGACTCGGCACCGCAATGCCTTTCTGGTACGCGGTAAGCCTTCTCCTCCTCGGCCTCGAAACCCTTCTCCGGCATCATGAACCCGGCTTCGTCCTACTCATCGCCGCCAGCATCATCTGGGCCATCGTGATTCTTGTCACGCTGCTCTTCCTCGTGCCCATCAACAATCGAATGGCCCGCCTAACCCCCGACTCATTTCCTGAAGGAGCCCGCCGCGAGCACAAAAAATGGGACACCCTTCACCGCCTCCGCGTAGCCGCACTCATCGTCGCATTTGTCTGCTTCCTTCTAGCCACCCATCAATGA
- a CDS encoding sensor histidine kinase, translated as MQVEMSAVWKMAALHWACPGAIACLTGAVWLLRQQVRIQVAARRRDRRVRGEIEAYARLDLRLLADGDVRALSRMVCRVVAEKSRFYRAAMLVRDADGRLYVAGSTGMDDKTAHAIQQWGERADKEEQCGSAAAEYMDHIGAKSFAVVLGESASGVGAERAIVIPIDTTGGRMVGALVVCVDGMIFLPRKEVVDAMAPLEALVVKLGRAMENAALAERLLRAEKLAGLGLLAGGVAHALNNPLTAVMGFAELIADTTQDSRVEKDARTIVQEAQRMRETVESLLNFWRPGSQSDEMVRMTAVVEDLASACRETLEKRGVRLVVQVGDDVPAIRGNREKLRQVMEHLLNNAAQAIASSPNDDAGFEHAIRVTVSHDARGLHVIVSDTGPGFRQPGRAFDPFYTTRQPGEGTGLGLSICYGIVREHGGEISAFNLHPRGAAVVLELPVADFFVEDFAGAGQVVA; from the coding sequence ATGCAGGTCGAGATGAGTGCGGTGTGGAAGATGGCGGCTCTTCACTGGGCCTGCCCAGGAGCAATTGCTTGCCTTACGGGAGCGGTCTGGCTGCTGCGGCAACAAGTTCGGATTCAAGTAGCGGCACGCCGGCGTGACAGGAGGGTGAGAGGGGAGATCGAGGCGTATGCGCGGCTGGATCTGAGGCTTCTGGCCGATGGTGATGTGCGCGCGCTGAGCAGGATGGTGTGTCGGGTCGTGGCAGAGAAAAGCCGGTTCTACAGGGCGGCAATGCTCGTGCGGGACGCTGATGGGAGGCTGTACGTGGCCGGGAGTACAGGTATGGATGATAAGACTGCACACGCAATACAGCAGTGGGGAGAACGTGCAGATAAGGAAGAACAGTGCGGATCCGCCGCGGCTGAATATATGGATCATATTGGTGCTAAGAGCTTTGCCGTGGTTCTGGGTGAGAGCGCTTCGGGGGTGGGGGCGGAACGAGCCATTGTGATCCCTATCGATACCACGGGCGGGCGGATGGTAGGGGCACTGGTGGTTTGTGTTGATGGAATGATTTTTTTGCCGCGCAAGGAGGTGGTGGACGCTATGGCTCCGCTGGAGGCGTTGGTGGTGAAACTGGGGCGTGCGATGGAAAATGCTGCGCTGGCGGAGCGTTTGCTGCGCGCGGAAAAGCTGGCAGGGCTTGGGTTGCTGGCGGGAGGGGTGGCGCATGCGCTTAATAATCCGCTGACGGCGGTGATGGGTTTTGCTGAGTTAATTGCTGATACGACACAGGATTCGCGGGTGGAAAAGGATGCGCGGACGATTGTGCAGGAGGCGCAGCGGATGCGGGAGACGGTGGAGAGTTTGCTTAATTTTTGGCGGCCGGGTAGCCAGAGCGACGAGATGGTACGGATGACGGCGGTGGTGGAGGATTTGGCTTCGGCTTGCCGGGAGACGCTGGAGAAGAGAGGGGTTCGGCTGGTGGTGCAGGTGGGTGACGACGTTCCGGCGATCCGGGGGAACAGGGAGAAACTGCGGCAGGTGATGGAGCATCTTCTGAATAATGCCGCTCAGGCGATTGCGTCTTCGCCCAATGATGACGCGGGGTTTGAGCATGCGATTCGGGTTACGGTGAGCCATGATGCGCGGGGGCTGCATGTGATTGTGAGCGATACGGGGCCGGGGTTTCGTCAGCCGGGGCGGGCGTTTGACCCGTTCTATACGACTCGTCAGCCGGGCGAGGGGACGGGGTTGGGGTTGAGTATCTGCTATGGGATTGTGCGGGAGCATGGCGGGGAGATCAGCGCGTTTAACCTGCATCCGAGGGGGGCTGCGGTGGTTTTGGAGCTTCCGGTGGCGGATTTTTTTGTGGAGGATTTTGCCGGGGCGGGACAGGTAGTGGCTTGA
- a CDS encoding CDP-alcohol phosphatidyltransferase family protein yields MQATTTWTMVSLRVVLCPVIVWGAHAGWDGRWLGLIVLVALIDDIFDGVLARRWACDTPALRLSDTLADTVFYLGVVIALWMREPQLLRGNWQLLVALFATEAMRYGFDFWKFGKGASYHTYLAKCWGLVMAVAVIGVLSFGGLQWLITVSLVLGIACNTEGLAMSVVLPRWKNDVKTLGAAWRLRKTMTKPATGV; encoded by the coding sequence ATGCAGGCAACAACGACGTGGACGATGGTGAGTCTGCGAGTGGTGCTGTGCCCGGTGATTGTGTGGGGAGCACATGCAGGTTGGGATGGGCGCTGGCTGGGTTTGATCGTGCTGGTAGCCCTGATCGATGACATCTTCGACGGTGTGCTCGCTCGGCGATGGGCTTGCGACACGCCCGCGTTGCGCCTTTCGGACACACTAGCGGACACGGTCTTTTACCTTGGAGTCGTGATAGCGCTATGGATGAGGGAGCCGCAGCTGCTGCGCGGGAACTGGCAGTTGCTGGTAGCCCTGTTTGCGACCGAAGCGATGAGATATGGGTTCGACTTCTGGAAGTTCGGCAAGGGCGCAAGCTACCATACCTACCTGGCGAAGTGCTGGGGCCTGGTGATGGCGGTGGCAGTGATCGGAGTGCTGAGCTTCGGAGGCCTGCAGTGGTTAATTACGGTCTCGCTGGTTCTGGGGATTGCGTGCAACACGGAGGGTCTGGCCATGAGCGTGGTGTTGCCTCGATGGAAGAACGATGTGAAGACACTGGGCGCTGCATGGCGGCTTCGTAAAACGATGACCAAACCCGCTACTGGGGTGTGA
- the alaS gene encoding alanine--tRNA ligase, producing the protein MNYRSGSQIREDFLRFFEGKGHRRVHSSSLVPANDPTLLFTNAGMNQFKDVFLGAEKRDYSRAASSQKCVRAGGKHNDLENVGFTRRHHTFFEMLGNFSFGDYFKKDAIAFAWELLTSKEWFGIDPSRLYCTIFEGDEGVPRDAEAYQYWLEVGVPAERIFELGAKDNFWAMGDTGPCGPCSEIYYDLGVEASEFGKDLPFGEDEQRYVEIWNLVFMQFDRTVTASGPLLTPLPKPSIDTGMGLERIACVLQGVLSNFETDLFTPLIKRAEELTGHKVEADHEVDDRSRASLRIIADHARAATFLISDGVLPANEGRGYVLRKILRRGIRHGRLLGQEKPFMHEMVFAVRDEMGVAYPELKESAERVAKVVLAEEQQFARTLELGLKQMNEETLRSGALAFRLYETFGMPLDFMVDAARDAGIPFDMAGFEAAKEEEQARARASWKGGAQKSAAPVYRELAKTEFEGYSALRVDGARVLALVKDGVGVPELKGGELGEVVLDATSFYADSGGQVGDVGWLYSEDHNSVVAEVSGATKPVQGVFAHKVRANQTIAVGDTVDTVVDATNRLATERNHTGTHLLHAALREVLGKHVKQAGSLVDASRLRFDFSHFTSVAEEELQEIENIVNGQVLANTKVETMVDVPIDIAVNELGAMALFGEKYGERVRVVKIGDFSTELCGGTHTGATGEIGLIKLVGEGSVSSGVRRVEAVSGTGALSEFRRGFDVARVVGQLVGATDVAPADALRHRIAAQEEEMKKLRRELDQVRMKAASSSVADAAGSAVDVKGVKVLAQRVDGVEKSQMRELVDQLRGKLGSGVVVLGAAADGKVALIVGVTKDLTSRVQAGKVVGQLAALVGGKGGGRPDLAEAGGSDAGALDGALTKAAGVVEGLLS; encoded by the coding sequence ATGAACTATAGGTCGGGAAGCCAGATTCGGGAAGATTTTCTGCGGTTTTTTGAGGGCAAGGGGCATCGGAGGGTGCACTCTTCTTCGCTGGTGCCGGCGAATGATCCTACGCTGCTGTTTACCAATGCAGGGATGAATCAATTTAAGGATGTCTTCCTGGGCGCGGAGAAGCGGGATTACTCGCGTGCGGCCAGCTCGCAGAAGTGCGTGCGTGCGGGTGGGAAGCACAATGATCTGGAGAACGTCGGGTTTACGCGGCGGCACCATACCTTCTTCGAGATGCTGGGGAATTTCAGCTTTGGCGACTACTTCAAGAAGGATGCGATTGCGTTTGCGTGGGAGCTGCTGACTTCGAAGGAATGGTTCGGGATCGATCCTTCGCGACTGTATTGCACGATCTTTGAGGGTGATGAGGGTGTGCCGCGGGATGCGGAGGCTTATCAGTATTGGCTGGAGGTTGGGGTTCCGGCGGAGCGGATCTTTGAGCTGGGGGCGAAGGATAACTTTTGGGCGATGGGGGATACGGGGCCTTGCGGGCCTTGCAGCGAGATTTATTACGACCTTGGGGTGGAGGCGAGCGAGTTTGGGAAGGACCTGCCGTTTGGTGAGGATGAGCAGCGGTATGTCGAGATCTGGAATCTGGTGTTTATGCAGTTTGATCGCACCGTTACCGCATCGGGCCCGCTGCTGACTCCGTTGCCGAAGCCTTCGATTGATACGGGCATGGGGCTGGAGCGGATTGCTTGTGTGTTGCAGGGTGTGCTCAGCAACTTTGAGACGGATTTGTTTACTCCTCTTATTAAGAGAGCGGAGGAGTTGACGGGGCATAAGGTGGAGGCGGATCACGAGGTGGATGATCGGTCGCGGGCTTCGCTAAGGATTATTGCGGACCATGCTCGGGCGGCTACGTTTTTGATCTCGGATGGTGTGCTTCCGGCGAATGAAGGGCGTGGGTATGTGCTGCGGAAGATTTTGCGGCGCGGGATTCGGCATGGACGGCTGCTGGGGCAGGAGAAGCCGTTTATGCATGAGATGGTGTTTGCAGTTCGGGATGAGATGGGTGTTGCTTATCCGGAGTTGAAGGAGTCTGCGGAGCGCGTGGCTAAGGTGGTGTTGGCGGAGGAGCAGCAGTTTGCTCGCACGCTGGAGCTTGGCCTGAAGCAGATGAATGAAGAGACGCTGCGGTCGGGTGCGCTGGCGTTTCGTTTGTACGAGACATTTGGGATGCCACTGGACTTTATGGTGGATGCAGCTCGTGATGCTGGAATTCCTTTTGATATGGCGGGATTTGAAGCTGCGAAGGAAGAGGAGCAGGCTCGGGCTCGGGCTTCGTGGAAGGGTGGGGCGCAGAAGTCGGCGGCTCCGGTTTATCGGGAGTTGGCGAAGACTGAGTTTGAAGGGTACTCGGCGCTGCGGGTAGATGGTGCGCGGGTGCTGGCTCTGGTGAAGGATGGCGTTGGTGTGCCGGAGTTGAAGGGTGGCGAGTTGGGTGAGGTTGTGCTCGACGCGACTAGCTTCTATGCGGACTCGGGTGGACAGGTTGGCGATGTGGGTTGGCTGTATTCGGAGGATCACAACTCTGTTGTCGCTGAGGTGAGTGGTGCGACCAAGCCGGTGCAGGGTGTGTTTGCGCATAAGGTGAGGGCGAATCAGACGATTGCTGTGGGGGATACGGTCGATACGGTTGTCGATGCGACGAATCGGCTGGCAACGGAGAGGAACCATACGGGGACGCATTTGTTGCATGCGGCGTTGCGTGAGGTTCTGGGCAAGCATGTGAAGCAGGCGGGATCGCTGGTGGATGCTTCGCGGCTACGGTTCGATTTCTCGCACTTTACGAGTGTGGCGGAAGAAGAGTTGCAGGAGATCGAGAACATTGTGAACGGCCAGGTGCTTGCGAATACGAAGGTCGAGACGATGGTGGATGTGCCGATTGATATTGCGGTGAATGAGTTGGGCGCGATGGCTCTGTTTGGCGAGAAGTATGGCGAGCGCGTGAGGGTTGTGAAGATCGGGGACTTCTCGACGGAGCTTTGCGGTGGAACGCATACGGGGGCTACCGGGGAGATTGGTTTGATCAAGCTTGTGGGCGAAGGGTCTGTGTCTAGCGGCGTTCGGCGTGTCGAAGCTGTGAGTGGCACGGGGGCGTTGAGTGAGTTCCGGCGCGGGTTTGATGTGGCTCGTGTGGTGGGGCAGCTGGTGGGAGCGACGGATGTTGCTCCGGCGGATGCTCTGCGGCACAGGATCGCGGCGCAGGAAGAAGAGATGAAGAAGCTGCGGCGGGAGCTGGATCAGGTTCGGATGAAGGCGGCGTCTTCTTCGGTTGCTGATGCTGCTGGTTCGGCTGTTGATGTGAAGGGTGTGAAGGTGTTGGCGCAGCGGGTGGATGGCGTTGAGAAGTCGCAGATGCGGGAGCTGGTGGATCAGCTTCGCGGGAAGCTGGGTTCGGGTGTGGTTGTGCTTGGGGCCGCGGCGGATGGAAAGGTTGCGCTGATTGTTGGCGTGACAAAGGATCTTACTTCGCGGGTGCAGGCTGGGAAGGTTGTCGGGCAGCTTGCCGCGCTGGTTGGAGGCAAGGGTGGTGGACGGCCTGATCTGGCAGAGGCTGGTGGCAGTGATGCCGGGGCTCTCGACGGAGCTTTGACTAAGGCTGCGGGTGTGGTGGAGGGGCTGTTGTCTTAG
- a CDS encoding regulatory protein RecX — protein sequence MAFVRAKKKEPLGERELFEYAVGALSRRMRTVRDLRRLMRARAEEGEAGEQAMDAVVARLKELKYLSDTRFAADYTRLRKENEKYGRRRVQQDLAQKGVQKELIATTLTKAYEDVDEVALAREYIARKRMKKPSGENAQKETARAMGRLMRAGFSAGAIYKVLREWDVEVDEVEEPILEDEG from the coding sequence ATGGCGTTTGTGAGGGCTAAGAAAAAAGAACCGCTGGGGGAGCGGGAGTTGTTTGAGTATGCGGTGGGCGCGCTGTCTCGGCGGATGCGAACGGTGAGGGATCTGCGGCGTTTGATGAGGGCTCGCGCGGAGGAGGGTGAGGCGGGGGAGCAGGCTATGGATGCGGTGGTGGCTCGGCTGAAGGAACTGAAGTATCTGAGCGACACGCGGTTTGCGGCGGACTATACGCGGCTTCGTAAAGAGAACGAGAAGTATGGGCGGCGGCGGGTGCAGCAGGATCTGGCGCAGAAGGGTGTGCAGAAGGAGTTGATTGCGACGACTCTGACGAAGGCGTATGAGGATGTCGATGAGGTGGCGCTGGCGCGGGAGTACATTGCGCGGAAGAGGATGAAGAAGCCGAGCGGGGAGAATGCTCAGAAGGAGACGGCGCGGGCGATGGGGCGGCTGATGCGGGCGGGGTTTTCGGCGGGGGCGATTTATAAGGTGCTGCGGGAGTGGGATGTCGAGGTGGATGAGGTGGAGGAGCCGATTTTGGAGGATGAGGGTTAG
- a CDS encoding alpha/beta hydrolase family protein: MKILAALVSSVILGGVVFGQVAARAGDGTADGTAWKRPMTFADLQRMRRVSDPQISPSGKWVMFSVVDVDLAANTKTSHLWVVPMGGGREQGTGNRDQGVGGGGQGVGGAASGPSSSEDVGASSGGRGVVGRERQITFWKEGESEGRFSPDGRQVAFVATGGASGQSQIFLADWDEAAGKVGTPRQLTRVSTEADGPVWSPDSQRILFVSRVYPECSVEDTWLHQDECNRKKDEAAAKSPVKAMVFDQLLFRHWDRFVGPKRSHVLVVSATDGNAVRDLTTSRDVADAEVPTFSLGGPIGYAWAPDSKEIAYVTNLDLVPAASTNNDVFTLRLDEPRARPVRISTSLGSDDGPAYSADGKWIAFRSQERAGYESDRFRLMLFDREKKTTRDLTPTMRTPRGQLFDGWIDEFIWAPDSSSFLFTSSIRGEGAVFSLDLCEACPQAKSQALFVRRTDVGEFSDLRAFNDKTNHGFTTLVASKMTVTHPTEIVSVSLGLLGHGFEDVLYSKGSEPDITPDFGSEHVLTHLNDGFLQAIAMEKMESYWFTGAEGAKVQGFIIPPPNFNPAMTYPVKFLIHGGPQSAWGDAWSYRWNAELMAADGYVVLMVNPRGSTGYGQAFIDGVNGDWGGKAYLDLMSGLDAAEAKYLFIDKNRECALGASFGGFMANWILTHTNRFACIVTHDGMFNPQSAYGTTDELWFNEWEFRDHSPAGKKAGGLAQVSAPGQPWTYFDRPAASDNFRRWSPLLFIKNAKTPTLVIDSQKDYRLDVSEGFQLFTALQRLGVPSRMLYFPDEGHWVLKPQNSQLWYQEVGEWCDRWTKGDNYSSVGVVGPVVAPAAAAPVTPAAPVVKAKVQESPKVVAPVAVVPKVAVAPVPQTVAPPQSPPKEVAKIVPPPTPAVSKAAVAAQETQQAGGASFLITIKAPEDEVQVGSDARVVITLKNISNHQVLIGRHTGTDNPEFSYRIEVRNAEGRAVEETAYARGVRQSEVNTVDYVQPGGIAVQTAHLAKLVNLRRPGRYTVQVSRKDAKTGAMVRSNEITLNIVP; the protein is encoded by the coding sequence ATGAAGATACTGGCGGCCTTGGTCTCCTCGGTGATTTTGGGCGGGGTTGTGTTTGGACAGGTCGCGGCGCGGGCGGGTGACGGAACCGCGGATGGGACTGCGTGGAAGCGGCCTATGACGTTTGCGGACCTCCAACGGATGAGGCGGGTGAGCGATCCGCAGATTTCGCCCAGTGGGAAGTGGGTGATGTTTTCGGTGGTGGATGTGGACCTGGCGGCGAATACGAAGACCTCGCATCTTTGGGTGGTGCCGATGGGAGGCGGGAGGGAACAGGGAACAGGGAACAGGGATCAGGGCGTAGGGGGTGGTGGACAGGGAGTGGGCGGTGCGGCTTCTGGACCCAGTTCTTCGGAGGACGTGGGTGCTTCTTCCGGTGGAAGAGGTGTGGTTGGGCGGGAGCGGCAGATTACTTTCTGGAAAGAAGGGGAGAGTGAGGGGCGGTTTTCGCCGGATGGGCGGCAGGTTGCGTTTGTGGCGACGGGCGGGGCGAGTGGGCAGTCGCAGATCTTTCTGGCGGATTGGGATGAGGCAGCGGGGAAGGTCGGGACTCCGCGGCAGTTGACGCGGGTGAGCACGGAGGCGGATGGGCCTGTGTGGTCGCCGGACTCGCAGCGGATTCTGTTTGTGTCGCGGGTGTATCCGGAGTGCAGTGTGGAGGATACGTGGCTCCATCAGGATGAGTGCAACCGGAAGAAGGATGAGGCGGCGGCGAAGAGTCCGGTGAAAGCGATGGTGTTCGATCAGCTGCTGTTTCGACACTGGGACCGATTTGTGGGGCCGAAGCGGAGCCATGTGCTGGTGGTTTCGGCAACGGATGGCAATGCGGTGCGTGATCTGACGACGAGCCGGGATGTGGCGGATGCGGAGGTGCCGACGTTTTCGCTGGGTGGGCCGATTGGGTATGCGTGGGCCCCGGACTCGAAGGAGATTGCTTATGTAACCAATCTTGATCTTGTTCCGGCGGCGAGTACGAATAACGATGTGTTTACGCTGCGGCTGGATGAGCCGAGAGCGCGGCCGGTGAGGATTTCGACGAGTTTGGGGAGCGATGATGGCCCGGCTTATTCGGCGGATGGGAAGTGGATTGCTTTTCGGTCGCAGGAGCGGGCGGGATATGAGAGTGATCGGTTTCGGTTGATGTTGTTTGATCGGGAGAAGAAGACGACACGGGACTTGACGCCGACGATGCGCACACCCAGAGGACAATTATTTGATGGGTGGATTGACGAATTTATTTGGGCTCCCGATAGCTCAAGCTTTTTATTCACGAGTTCGATCCGCGGAGAAGGAGCAGTTTTTAGTCTTGACCTCTGTGAAGCCTGTCCGCAGGCTAAGAGCCAAGCGCTCTTCGTACGTAGAACCGATGTTGGGGAGTTTAGTGATCTTCGAGCATTCAACGACAAGACAAACCATGGTTTTACGACGCTTGTCGCATCGAAGATGACCGTGACTCATCCCACCGAGATCGTTTCAGTCAGTCTCGGCTTACTCGGTCACGGGTTTGAAGATGTCCTTTATAGCAAGGGGTCGGAACCAGACATTACTCCAGACTTTGGAAGTGAGCATGTTCTGACACATTTGAATGATGGGTTCCTCCAGGCAATCGCTATGGAGAAGATGGAATCTTATTGGTTCACTGGCGCAGAGGGGGCGAAGGTGCAAGGATTCATCATTCCGCCGCCTAACTTTAATCCGGCAATGACGTATCCAGTGAAGTTTTTGATTCATGGGGGGCCGCAGAGTGCGTGGGGGGATGCGTGGAGTTATCGGTGGAATGCGGAGTTGATGGCGGCGGATGGGTATGTGGTGTTGATGGTGAATCCGCGTGGGTCGACGGGGTATGGGCAGGCGTTTATCGATGGCGTGAATGGCGATTGGGGTGGGAAGGCTTATCTCGATTTGATGAGTGGGCTGGATGCGGCGGAGGCGAAGTATCTGTTTATTGATAAGAACCGCGAGTGCGCGCTGGGGGCGAGCTTTGGCGGATTTATGGCGAACTGGATTCTGACGCATACGAACCGGTTTGCGTGCATTGTGACGCATGATGGGATGTTCAATCCGCAGAGTGCGTATGGGACGACGGATGAGCTTTGGTTCAATGAGTGGGAGTTTCGGGATCACTCTCCGGCAGGGAAGAAGGCGGGGGGGCTTGCGCAGGTGAGCGCTCCGGGACAGCCGTGGACTTATTTTGATCGGCCTGCGGCGTCGGATAATTTTCGGAGATGGTCTCCGCTGTTGTTTATCAAGAATGCGAAGACGCCTACGCTGGTGATTGATTCGCAGAAGGATTACAGGCTGGATGTGAGCGAGGGATTCCAGTTGTTTACGGCGCTGCAGCGGCTGGGTGTGCCTTCGCGGATGCTGTATTTTCCGGATGAGGGGCATTGGGTGCTGAAGCCGCAGAACTCGCAGCTTTGGTATCAGGAGGTTGGGGAGTGGTGCGACCGGTGGACGAAGGGGGATAACTACAGCTCGGTTGGGGTTGTGGGGCCGGTGGTGGCTCCTGCTGCCGCTGCGCCTGTGACTCCGGCTGCGCCTGTGGTGAAGGCCAAGGTGCAGGAGTCGCCTAAGGTGGTGGCTCCGGTTGCGGTTGTGCCGAAGGTGGCGGTTGCTCCGGTGCCGCAGACAGTTGCGCCGCCGCAGAGTCCACCGAAGGAAGTGGCGAAGATTGTGCCGCCTCCAACTCCGGCTGTTTCGAAGGCTGCGGTGGCGGCGCAGGAGACGCAGCAGGCTGGGGGTGCGTCGTTCCTGATCACGATCAAGGCTCCTGAGGATGAGGTGCAGGTGGGTTCGGATGCGCGGGTCGTCATTACTTTGAAGAACATCTCCAATCACCAGGTGCTGATTGGCCGTCATACGGGGACGGATAATCCGGAGTTTTCGTACAGGATTGAGGTCAGGAATGCGGAGGGCCGGGCGGTGGAGGAGACAGCCTATGCTCGCGGGGTGCGGCAGAGCGAGGTCAACACGGTGGACTATGTTCAGCCGGGGGGAATCGCGGTGCAGACGGCGCATCTTGCGAAGCTGGTTAATTTGAGGCGGCCGGGACGGTATACGGTGCAGGTGTCGCGCAAGGATGCGAAGACCGGTGCGATGGTTCGGTCGAATGAGATTACGCTGAATATTGTTCCTTGA